The Mytilus galloprovincialis chromosome 2, xbMytGall1.hap1.1, whole genome shotgun sequence genome has a window encoding:
- the LOC143063621 gene encoding uncharacterized protein LOC143063621: protein MRSLITVVGLLASIILVTSAAMTTKHPHVHHSVTGLSFFYDMNSNNMVMKKDGYCYFVVLTPDQESSVKTQDGLRSIEASMLTLHTTAAHLGMTGADHAHLSHYIYSHFCKNEPLIKLVE, encoded by the exons ATGAGGTCTTTAATAACCGTAGTTGGTCTTCTTGCAAGTATTATTTtg GTGACCAGTGCTGCCATGACTACAAAGCATCCTCATGTTCACCATTCAGTAACGGGGTTATCGTTCTTTTACGATATGAATTCT AACAATATGGTGATGAAGAAAGATGGATACTGTTATTTCGTGGTTTTAACACCAGATCAAGAATCAAGTGTAAAGACTCAAGATGGGTTAAGGTCAATTGAG GCTAGCATGTTGACTTTACACACCACAGCTGCTCATCTTGGCATGACAGGAGCAGACCACGCCCATCTGTCACACTACATCTACAGTCATTTCTGTAAAAACGAGCCTTTAATTAAGCTTgttgaataa